Part of the Bacillota bacterium genome, ACGCCTCCTAATAAGACATGCCATACCATTTTATCTTGATTGGATTGCATATACTATATTTCCATAACCAACCATAGATTCCTGCTTGAGGACCAGGCTGGCCATTACAGATTTTTAGATGGCCTGCACGTTACAGACAAAGATAGTCGCATTCCCGCGCCCTTGGTTATTCTCTTTGCGTGTATGATCTCACGAATAGGCCAACCGTAAGATTCTCATTATCACAAACTTGCGAGGTAGAAGGAAATGGCATATATGTGTCGAAATATGCAGATTAGTGAGGGCACTAGTTTTAGGGTCATTTTGCATAGGGCGTGGCCGTGTGCCGGGCGTTAAGCCAGGCCGTTGAATTGATAGACTTGTGGCCGCGCGGAAGTCCCTCGTCTACCCTCTCGGGTAGCCAAGGTCCTTCCGCGCGGCTCTTGTAGTGCCCTCGCCCAATTTCGTTAACCTAGTGAAATGGTGGGATGATATGCCCTTTGATAGACGCCTCTACCCTGAATCCCTTCTCATACAGGTTCGGGATCGACTCAAGCGGGGCCCGACCGTGAGTCAGGCGATCCCAAAGTTTCTATTCTTATGTGGCAGGCAATTTGATGCAGGCAGTGGCGCTGATCATATCACTAACCGCGAGTGGGTCATGGAGCACCTCGACCATTACGCGTCTAAAAACATATCCAGTATCGTGGTTCTATTTGCTGAGCAGCTTTGGATTGGACTTGATATAGATTTGCTGACTTTTGAACACTTTATGGCCGGGATAAGCGATATGGTCCTCCTGTTTGTGGAGAGCTGGGGGACGGCGGCTGAGCTCGGAGCCTTTGCTTCCATTGACAGTCTGGTTGAGAAGATGCTTGTCTACAATGACAAGAAGTACAGGGAGTCTAACTCATTCATAAACAACGGGCCTATCAAGAAGATTCGGGATTCCAACCCGCATGGCGTGGTCTTTGGTAATCTGGACTCCATATTCGAGAGCGGGGAGCTTCACGATGCGCTTACACATTTGGATAGCATAAGGAAGACTGTCAAACCCAACACGAGTAACAGGGTCGAGTTTGTGCCATTTTGTTTAGAGCTTTTGGACCTTATTGGCTTGCTGGGACCAGTTTTGAGGAAAGATCTGATCGAAATATATAAGTCCGTCAAAGGGTTCGGTAATTTCGACCTTGTACTACCATCGAGCACGTCTTCCATCAGTGCCGCGTTTGCACTTGATTTCCTCCAGATCTCTTCCTTAGCTTGGGAGTCATCTGGATATCTACGGCTAAATACGAAGGCAGTAAGGAAAAACTTGTGTCTGCTTGACCTAAGTGACCATGAATTCGAGTGCCTGCGTGCCAAATTTATGGCCAGGAAGATGAGGTACATAGGCAGTTCCAATCTTCCCGTCTTTGAGGAAAGATCAGCATGAGCTTGATTGAAAGAATCAGTCGCTCCTTGGATATAGACGAGAATCTTATTAAGACCATCGCCCGGACCAGCAACAAATACTACCGGGTGTTCTCAATTAGTAAGAAATTTGGCGGAGTCAGGTCGATATACCATCCCTCACCAATTCTAAAGGTATTTCAATATTGGCTTGTGCAGAATCTCATTTCTCACCTGCCTGTGTCGGAACATGCAACTGCCTATGGGCTTGGATGTTCCATTAAGAGAAATGCCCAACTCCATGCTGCGGCCAAGCATATAGTCCGCATGGATGTTAAGAACTTTTTTCCATCAATAAGATTCCAGCTCCTAGCTGATAGGATTAATGCCTTCAGGGATACTATCCCAGGCGGAGCATCTTTAACTGAGGAAGATCTTCAACTCATCAATGGCATTTGTTTTGTGCGGGGTAGGCTAGTTATAGGCAGTGTCTGTGCTCCAGCAATTTCAAACGCGGTTATGTACCCGTTTGACTGCGAGGTCTCCCAACAGGCTAGAGCTTTGCATCTCACTTACTCAAGATATGCGGATGATATCGTGTTTTCGAGTAATGAATGGATTCACCCAAGTATTGTCGAGGATATCGATGGCCGACTGGGCAAATTCGGCATGAAACTAAATCGCGAAAAGACGATTTTTATGGGCGGCTCTGATCGGAAGATGGTAACTGGCATTTTGCTCAACACTGGTAGATTATCAATAGGAAGAGCGCGTAAGGAAAGCATCAAGAAGATGCTATATCAGAAACTGCGTACCGGTGCCGGTGATAATCGGAAGATCTTGGGATATCTAAACTATCTTAGGGATATTGAGCCTGACACGTTCAATAGGATGGTGGTTAAGTATAACTCGTTCTTCGGTAGGAATATAATGCGCGTACTAACGGAAGCGCCAGCAGATACACGCAAGGCTCAGGCCGAGGCGGCTCCAACTAAGAAACCTTAGACTAGTATGCAGTATTGGCAATAGCCCTAAAATGTTTATATACCGATTAGTGACAATTGATAGCCAAAACGATGAGATCTTCTCGCCGGGCGCGAGATAGATTTTGTGTCTAGGCAGCCTTGCTCATTCAGGATCATTTGGCTCATTTAGATCAGAGTCTATAACGCCACGATGTCACTAGCCGGGGGATTGCTCGATGGCCCCAGTCCATTCCTTGTTGCGGATTGATGATATTTTGTAGCATATTCACTGGCAGCTGAAGCGAAAAGCCTGAGACGATTTCCTAGTTATCAATGCAATGCCGCCGGAATGCTTATTGTTCCGCTAGCCGCCGCTGCCCATAATGCCGGATCAAAACGCATGGTGCTCACATCCTCTTTGGCCGTGTATGGGGATGTGGGGGGCCGCCGCTTAGCGAATCGGCATTTCCATCACCAGTTTCACCTTACGCATTTCTGGGCTTATATCAATAAGGCCGGGCGGATGCTTGGTTATGAGCCGAGGTTTAGCCTTGAGCAAGGCATCCTGGAGAAAGCGGAATGGCTTAGCTGTTTGGCGAAGTGCCGGGAGGAAGTGGCGGCGGGTTTGTGATAGTGATGCGCCGGGAAGTCCCGTGACCAGCACGGTCGCGTTTTGGACGAATCGATGGCGACACGGCGTTCAGCACATACCATGGCGGAGGAGATACTGAGTCAGACCCTTGACCGGCTTTCGCTGGGATATTATGAGGAAGCACGCGTTCTTGCGGAACGACTTCCGAATGAAGGCAAAGCGCGTTTTGTTCGTCAGGCGGCTGAAGCTCTCTATCTTCGGAATGAATTTGGCTATAGGAGTGCAGCCCGAATATTCCGGCGCTTTTACGAGACGGCTCAGATATTCTCGAATGATAGAGAGGTTGGGAATCTAGCTAGGACTACTGCCCGGCTTGCGAGCTCAGCTAGCAAGATTGGAGACCTCATAGATCTTTTCCATAAAGCCCAACAGGCTAAAGCGGAAGCCATATGCCATGCTTTGGATCCGATGATGAATACGCCCTTTGCTAAGGAGTTGCTTCCTCGCACTTGCAGCATCTCGTTTTTCCCATCAAAAAGCTAAGCAACGAAGAAGTGGCAGATGAGCTGTTGCGCGCAAGGTCGAATTTTTTCCAAACACGCCGGATTCTCATGCGTGAAAAACGTTCGGGCCAAAAGGCCCTATGGGCCTACCCCGTTTTCGTGGACACCTAGGAGCTTGTGAGGTAAACTAGGAAAGGGGTGTCCATATGCCAAAGACGAAGCCACCATATCCACCACAGTTTAGAGCCGAGGCAGTACGCCTGGTACGCGAGAGAGGGAAACCCATGGCGCAGATCGCCGGCGACCTAGGGGTGTCAGTAAAATCGCTGCGCAAATGGACCAGACAGGCTCAGATTGATGCTGGAGAGCGTGAAGGGCTAACGACTGCCGAGCGGGAAGAGCTCAGCCGTCTCAGGCGAGAGAACCGGATTCTACGCGAGGAGCGTGAAATCCTAAAAAAAGCCGCGGCCTTCTTTGCCAAGGAGACCGGCCGGAACCGGTAGCGGCGTTCCGGTTCGTCGAGCGTGAGAAGGCCTGTCACAATGTGACCATACTATGCTGGGTACTGGGCGTCTCCACCAGCGGCTACTATGCGTGGCGTAAAAGAGGCCCGTCGGGTCGTGCACGGCAAGACGCTGAGCTTATAGAACACATCATACGGATTCACGAGGATAGCCGGGGCACTTACGGGGCCCCGGGGATCCATGCGGAGCTTACCATGGGGATGGGGATCCACTGCTCGAGAAAACGGGTGGCACGCCTGATGCGTGAGGCAGGTCTCATAGGCGTCGTCGGCTTCGGGGTATGACACGCCGCAATCCGGCTCAGGAACCTGCGCCGGACTTGGTAGAGCGGCAATTTACACCGGAGGCTCCCAACCGTCTGTGGGTGGCTGATATGACAGAACACGCTACGTGTGAGGGCAAGCTGTACCTGGCAGTCGTAACCGAGGCATTTTCGCGGATGGTCGTAGGTTGGTCAATGGGAGACCGCCCGGTCGCGGATCTGGCGGTCGATGCGGTGAATATGGCCGTCTGGAACCGTAGACCCGAGCCTGGGGTAATTCACCACTCAGATCACGGGCACAGTATACTGCCATAGCATTCGGTCGCACTCTCAAAGAGGCGGGTATCCTCGGCTCGATGGGTACGGTTGGTGACGCCTTAGATAACGCGGTGGCTGAGAGCTTCTTTGCCACACTCGAAACAGAACTACTCGACCGATACAACTGGTCCAGTCGCCAGGCGCTAGCCTCGGCCATCTTCGAATACATCGAGGGCTTCTATAACCGCAGGCGCCGTCACTCGACGCTCGGATACTTAGTTTCCATTGAAAAATGGACCTCACAAATATGCATGGCGACAGGCATTTACTCTCCCACAAATGCCCCATTTGATGGTATGATAGAGCTATGCAGAGAAGGGGAGAGTAATGCTGAGATCTGAGAATAAAATCGCCTATCAACTGAGCCTGGTGGACCAATGGCTGCCTAAATCATACTTCTCTCTCCCGGAAGAACTCCGAAAGGTGGATGAGCTACTCTCTGATGAGAGGTTCATTGAGCCTTTAAAAAAGCACTTCTCCACCACCTGCGGTAGGCCCGGTACCCCCGTAGTTGTATACCTTCGCATGATGTATCTTATGAACAGCTTTGAAAGGAAGTTGCCGATAGCATCACCTGGCGCAGGTTTTGCCATATCCAGCTCGAAGATGATGTACCCGACTCCACCCTGGCCAAACTCACTAAAAAGTTCTTACCGCGCAAACCTCAGGGATGAGTCTGTCAGTTAAGCCGCTGCCTGATCGCACCAATATCTATTCCATTCCCCGTTATACCATAGGGTGATAAGTGCGCATAGCGCGTCGAAACCATCTCTCGACCAGCTCATTCCCGCTGATTTCTGTCGCCTCGTTACCCCAAAAAGGTCTATGTCCCGGTCGTATTCCTGCTCCGATACTCAGAATTATTGACAAGAACACAAAAAACCCGGCCCTCGAAAGGGCCGGGCGATAAATCAATATTCAAATCGCACCTGTGGGATATGGCCAATAGCGTCCTTCAACGCTTGTTCCCTTGCCGAATCATTTAGCTTCCCCGGATCCTCTTTGGGAAGCCTCTCCGCAGGCAGGGATAGTTTTATACCGACCGCAAATGGATTCATCCTGATACTGGCTTTGAGTCGGGCTCTTGAGTCCCTGTATGCTCGAAAAACCTATACGGTTCAAGATCGCCACAACTACATCCACCACCGCCCCCAGGATGAAGTCCTGATACTTCTGCACCCATTCAAGTAGCGTGAAACCGAGCTTGGCGAGCTCGTCTTTGACTCGGTCCACCACCAGTTTCTTTTTCTCCTCCCCGGGCTTGCCTGTGTCCTCGGTCAAGACCGTGAACGGTATCGCGATTCGAAGACGATATAGATATTGATTCAGGATCTTCAAGATGCTCATAAATCGGAGCTACTTTTCAAATAGTTCATTAAGCAATGGCCTTCGACGCCTCACCCTGAGTTACTGAGGCCGCCGGTTCTCCAGCTGCTGTCCAAATCATTCACACAATGGTACAGCTCAATGCCTTCAAACCCGCAGGGCTTCGTTGTATTCACGATATGCCATGCCAGTTAGTGGTAATAACCGACGGTCTCAGTACTAGTTTTGAACTCATATTCAATAGTACTAACGATAAAACAAAATTTCTTAAAATAGGCTACCTCAAAGCAGGAAAACAGGACTAAATGTTGAATATAGATAATGCATAAACAAGCAATATATTGCATATGTTTTATGAAACAAACATATGCAACCGGAATGGTGGGAAGATACGTAAGTGGCAACCATTCGTGACGTAGCGCAATTGGCGAATGTATCACCGTCGACGGTTTCACACACTTTAAACGAGACGGCTCCTATTAGCGAGGAAACCAAGCAACGGGTGCTACAATGTGTTGATCAACTTGGATATGTATCTCGTCGGAAACCTAGACGAGGAGCCAAAACAAGATTCATTGCGGTTATTACCGATGATATTGCAGCGCCATTTGTGCCTAGTATGATCAAAGGAATCCAACATCACGCTTGCCGTAACGGGTATGAAATAGTCGTGAGGCAGGCCCCGCTAAACAACATGGCGAGCGTACTAGATCTTAACCTGAAGGGATTAGTTGGGGTAATTATAGCCACCTCCTTAACCCCTAATCTAAGGGGAATAGATACTGGACGTCTACCAACCGTTTTGTGCCATTGTCGTTCTGAGAATCTACCGTTTATGTCAGTAATGCCTGACGACTTCCGGGGTGGGTATACAGCTACTTTGCATCTGTTAGAAAATGGTTGGTCGCCGATTGTTCATATCGGCGGGCCTCTTACGTGGACAGCAGGCAGGGAACGCAAAAAAGGTTATCTTTACGCACTAAAACAACATGGGCTATCAGAGAACGAGGAGTTGATAAGGCATTCTGATGATTGGGAATTGTCCTCCGGGTACAAATTGATACTTGATATCCTCAAGCGGGTACGTCCCCCGTTTGGCCTATTCTGTGCCAATGACCTGTTTGCGGTCGGTGCTATTCAAGCCTTGAGAGAGCAGGGATTCGATGTGCCGGGGGATGTTGGCGTGGTAGGCTTTGATAATCGAGAAATATGTGAATACGTTATTCCCAAACTCACTTCCCTGCAATTACCCGCCTATTATATGGGGGAAGCAGCGGCTGGTGCGTTACTAGACATGGTTACGAAGGAAAAGAGGTGGCAGGCGACAACATCCATTGAATGCCCGTTGATCGTGCGCGATTCCTCCATCCCGCGTAGTTTAAGCTAGAGGCTACGTTTAGTTCCTCTGCTGGAATTTAGCCTCTCATACAATGAGACGTTATCTGCAGACACAATCTTACCTCGAGGGTAACTGCCCTGAGAATTTGCCAAGAACGATTGCATCATTTTTGCCGCAAACGCCAAAGGGAAGGGGTAGTTGAAATGAGCTATAGCAGTGAGCAGCATCTCCCCGCTTTCAATATAAAGCGGCACGTAGAGTATGCAATGATGAACATGACAAACACGGTTGATTATGAACAACAATTCTTGCCGTTTTTCCTTTTTGATTTACTTAGCGATCCCCCCAAGCTCCAACATAGCGAGTGGGATTTCGGTTCGAGTACCGGGCGGATGGTTACCAGTTTCATCTTGGGGAGAGCTATGACTGGTACAGACGTAGGTCTAGAAGTCGAGGAGAAATTGAAGGAGAACTTAATTAGTTACTTTGGAAACGACGGCCTGAGTTATCGGAAGGAAGGACCTTTTAGTCGGCATGAGGCTTTTATGCATGATCAACGAGCGGTCATCATGGGTTTGACGGCATGGCTTGCGGAAAGTAGGGATCCGGGGATAGAGAATAAGCTGAAGAAGCTCTGTCGGGCTTTGTACGAAATCGCAGCCGAACATAAATATTATCCCTCTCCTGCTTATCGTCCGAACGGTTGGCTGCCCGTGACCTCTGCAGAACGGACCGGTTGGTGTAGCAGCCCGCAAGAGCACGAACCGGTTAAAATGCCTGTTCCCCCTGT contains:
- a CDS encoding LacI family DNA-binding transcriptional regulator, which encodes MATIRDVAQLANVSPSTVSHTLNETAPISEETKQRVLQCVDQLGYVSRRKPRRGAKTRFIAVITDDIAAPFVPSMIKGIQHHACRNGYEIVVRQAPLNNMASVLDLNLKGLVGVIIATSLTPNLRGIDTGRLPTVLCHCRSENLPFMSVMPDDFRGGYTATLHLLENGWSPIVHIGGPLTWTAGRERKKGYLYALKQHGLSENEELIRHSDDWELSSGYKLILDILKRVRPPFGLFCANDLFAVGAIQALREQGFDVPGDVGVVGFDNREICEYVIPKLTSLQLPAYYMGEAAAGALLDMVTKEKRWQATTSIECPLIVRDSSIPRSLS
- a CDS encoding RNA-directed DNA polymerase codes for the protein MSLIERISRSLDIDENLIKTIARTSNKYYRVFSISKKFGGVRSIYHPSPILKVFQYWLVQNLISHLPVSEHATAYGLGCSIKRNAQLHAAAKHIVRMDVKNFFPSIRFQLLADRINAFRDTIPGGASLTEEDLQLINGICFVRGRLVIGSVCAPAISNAVMYPFDCEVSQQARALHLTYSRYADDIVFSSNEWIHPSIVEDIDGRLGKFGMKLNREKTIFMGGSDRKMVTGILLNTGRLSIGRARKESIKKMLYQKLRTGAGDNRKILGYLNYLRDIEPDTFNRMVVKYNSFFGRNIMRVLTEAPADTRKAQAEAAPTKKP